From the genome of Salvelinus fontinalis isolate EN_2023a unplaced genomic scaffold, ASM2944872v1 scaffold_0065, whole genome shotgun sequence:
agagaagccttataccTGCTCTGAGTGTGGGAAGGGCTTCACTCATCAATGTAGTTTGAGATACCACCACCAGAAGAAACATTCTGAACAGATTAAAACAGACCCGGATGACAAGATTGGCTGCTGTTGTGGACAAGAGTTCTCTTCAAAGAATGTTCTGGAGGTTCACTTGAAGACAAACGCTGGCGACAAGCCTTACGCCTGCTGTGTGTGTAAGAAGACTTTTACTCATAAAGCATTACTGAAAGTACACCAGCGatcccacacaggagagaagcctttctcttgctctctgtgtGAGAAGAGTTTTACTCAAAAAGGAAATTTGACAACACACGAGAAGTCGCACGCCGGAGAGAAACATCCTTGCTCagtctgtggaaagagttttactcaAAAAGGTTATCTGAAGATTCATCAGCGGCTTCACTGTTCTGAAGGGGACTTGAGTTCCTCTGTATCAAGAGAACTTGAACACCGACAGAGGAGAGCTAAGGAGACTCACAGATGCCCAGACTGTGGGAAGGAGTTCCCTCAAACATATTACCTGGACAGACAcatgagaacacacacaggagagaggcctTACCAGTGCTCTGTGTGTGGGATGAGTTTCACGCAGAAAGGAAATTTAAAAACGCATCAGAAAGTGCACACAGGTGAGAACACTTTATGCTGTCATTGATTTATTATTATTGATAAATCCTCATTGATGACGACAGCCTACACTCCTAACTGCTTAACATTTAGCACGTTGCATGTAACACATTAATGGAAGTCGTATGACCCTGGTTTGCAAGCTACAAATAGTGTGtgggctacagagagagagaaaaaacaaagtGGAATTAAAACAAATAGGgcattaaattacattttaaaactAGGAAATAGGATATCTGAAACAGCTCAGATTTGCACACTGTTTCTTTCCCACAGGAGACTATCCCAGCTCCTGGTCCACTGGTGAGGGGAGTCCCTGTACATCGGGAGAAGCTGAACAACACCAGGAGAACCACACGGCCGTCGCATCTCACGGCTGCCTAGTGTGTGGCGAGGAATACTCAAACCTCCCAGAACTACACAAACACATGAGATCTCACTCGGGAGAAAAGTGTTTCATCTGCCCTGTGTGTGGCAAGACTTACTCCAGAGAATTTGACCTCAAAGTCCACCTCAgaacacatacaggagagaaacccCACGAGTGCATCGAATGTGGCAAGAGCTTTGTCCGTAAACAAGGGCTCCGGCAGCACCAGCGGACACATGATGCCAAGCCCATCGGACCGACCCGCCAGTTAGGCAGGCCAAAGCAGTTAACCTCCATGGACAGGCCAAAGTATTTATCCAGGGCTCAGATGTCCAAGAAAGTGCCTAAAATGGAGAGTGATACAGAGATACAGGACTGCCAGTACTATAACAATTAACCGCGACTTTCTCTTAGTAGGTAGAGTTCTTCTCGCTGAAGCTGTGTCTGTGTTGTCGCCATCTCTGATCAGTAAGATAATCATGCTAACTCTCACTCATCTCATCAATCAACATATTATGATCAACAAAAAAAGGGGGGGGAAGTGTcccttttttgggggggtcaaTTTTTCATCAATGCTGTGATGGTGCTAAGAAATCAACAGTGACTTGTAGCCCACTTGTGAAATGTTCCTCACTGATAATAACCATGTCATGATTAATAAAGAAGCATTCTGGTTAGGACACCTGTTGTCTTTCCCTCCAGGCACAGCGTCCTTCTCGAGATAATTTCGAGTCCATTCACAATGCATGAGGTTAGCTAACGTCAGCTAGTTGGcgccatagagatcctattccATTACAAGAGGGGCTATGCCATAAACCCTCAAAGTTCCATAGTGGAGCCAaaatggtagccatcttggtcAGGAAGAAATACAAAACCAGTCTAATTGGTATGAACGGCAGTAGGTGAGGCATTTCCTGCTTTTACTgatgcaggaaaataaaagtagGGCATGTGATGTATCAGAAATTGTGTCGTAAATTACATTCAACCTAAAATATTGGTCATATAATTAGAAATACCTGTTATACAGGTTTTATACAAATGTTCTGTATAAATAATCTCTAAAATATATGCAAACAGACCATAAATGTCTCCGGGTTTTTTTCTTGGAAAGCTGTGACTGCTTTTATATCATACAATATTAGTACCTGTTGCATTTACAAGTTGTCTAGTTAATTTAAACAATTGATGTAATCATTCCTGTAAAACTGCCTGGCTAGCAAgctaacacacatacagtgcagatAAATTCTTCACATTAGGTGAGATTCTACATGTTATTCTGGGTGTAACTCACAGAGATCCTATTTAATTAGATTAGGTGAGATTCTACATGTTATTCTGTGTGCAACTCACAGAGATCCTATTCAATTAGATTAGCTGAGATTCTACAAGTTATTATGGGTGTaacccacagagatcctattTAATTAGATTAGCTGAGATTCTACATGTTATTCTGGGTGTAACTCACAGAGATCCTATTTAATTAGATTAGGTGAGATTCTACATGTTATTCTGGGTGTAACTCACAGAGATCCTATTCAATTAGATTAGGTGAGATTCTACATGTTATTCTGTGTGTAACTCACAGAGATCCTATTCAATTAGATTAGGTGAGATTCTACATGTTATTCTGTGTGTAACTCACAGAGATCCTATTTAATTAGATTAGGTGAGATTCTACATGTTATTCTGGGTGTAAGAACCTGTGACGGAAACCATGACTGCTAAACTGTAAATTGGGGTTGGGGTCAATTTaaattgaaggcagtcaattcaggaagtgatttgaatGTAAAAtggaaaaacattttttattttttattatagtCTTTTATTTTTCAACTTATTGAGAAGTCATTAAAAATAGATGCCTTTTCTTTAGATTATTGAATTGGAatgtcagtttacttcctgatttGATTGAGTTAAACTCAAATTGACCCCAACCCAGGTGTAAGTGGTTTTGAGTGACTGAAAGTCTGGTTAATCACACTTAGTTTTTGCACAGCTCAACATTACTATCATTACATTATGGAACACTTCACATCAAAGAAAcaactgtaccggtaccccctgtatacagcctcgctattgttattttactgctgctctttaattatttgttacttttatttattttttgggggtattttttttcttaaaactgcattgttgtttaagggcttgtaaagtaagcatttcactgtaaggtctacacctgtagtattcggcgcatgtgacaaataacatttgatttgacactgGCAGCACTACTATCTCTACCCTCTTTCAGAAGTGTGCACTTGGTCACGACCCCTCATGCATTTAAAGCCATTGGATTGGTGCAAGCATGGCTAgagggagtttccaccatattcCTTTTACACCAATCCCTTCCTTTAAATACATGAGGGGGAGTTTGCGAGTGCACAAGGGTAGAGAATCCGATTGTAACCACTGGCCTTTCACCGAGTACTCGTAAACTCACACAGAGTCTTTCTTTCCTGCAGAAGAGCTCCCCTGGTTTGTACCCTGTTGAGGAGAATCCCTCTACAATAAGATGACCTGCCCACCACCGGGAGAAGGTAAAGAGATCTCACCACTGTTCAATATGTGGGAAAGAACTGCTCATATAAACAAAGGTTACATGAAGGTTAGTGAAGCCTGACTGTTGCTCTGTGTGTGGGAGGGGATTCACACAGAAAGGAAAAATGGAAACGCACAAAGGTGAGAAGAAGCCTTAGCCCGAGACCCCGGACAATGGAAAGACATTCCACATCTCACATTTTACGTAAGAATAAGAATAATTTCACGCTGATTTAAGTTATTCTGAGCCAGACTATGACATTTGTCAGTTTGATGTAAAAAGCTAACTAGATCTCAGCTTTAACCTCTTCCATGCAGGACTGAACCCCAGGTTGTGGTCTCCTGGTGAGGAGTCCCTCTACATCAGGAGAACCGGAACAGCACCAGGAGCACAACACAGCTAGGAAGACTCACCTACCAGCTCCACAGATGGACACGAGAACTCATTAAGGAGAGAACCAGCCTCACCAATGCTCTGTTTGTGGGAAGCCATTCACTGAGAAAAGGACAATTAGAAGACCACTAGTTTGAAGACCACTAGTTAGAAGACCACTATTTAGTGCATATTaaagagaagccttacttcttccctgactgtggaaagagattTGTCAGTGGAAGCTAAATTCAAATGGGCTTAGAAGTCACGAGAGAACTCACACTAGTGAAAGACCCTACAGCTGCCCTGTGTGTAGAAAGAGTTTCAAGCAACAAAATcaagtaccaaaacatttatagACACACAATGCCCCATCTGTGGAAAAACGTATGGTTCAGAAGATTCTCTCAAAGACCACTTAAGAGTTTACACAGGGGAGAGATCTTACCTTTGTGCTgacttttatttcacctttatttaaccaggtaggccagttgagaacaagttctcatttacaactgcgacctggccacttaaataatgtttacatactgttttacccactttgtatgtatatactgtattctagccaAGGCTAATGCTATATTACTACTGctatacacaccttttctattgatatgctgtctatacacacctCAACATATATACATTGACATTCCAGACTCGGACATTGTTCGTGCTCATATTTCTTAATTTCCACATTTTTATTTTGGGTGTTTTGTACTGTTTGGTATTACTGCACGAgcaagaaacataagcatttcactgcacctgcgaaaacatctgcaaaatatgtgcacgtgaccaatacaatttgattttgatttggttTACTAAGGCGCACCAAGAAGACGACGTAAACCAAACACGGAAGTAGTAATGCAGCTAGCTGATGTTAACTAACCAGTTTATTTATCGCACTTCAAAGCATTGTAGCTAGTTCCATACAGCTAATATCACCAGATATAATTTATGATACGGTTATGGTAACGTTAAGTATTATTCACTGGCTGGACTAGTTAAGGTATGGAACTATGAAACACGGGATTTCCACCTCTGCCAGTTTAGGAGCTAACGTTACAATACTAGCCAGTTGTAGCAGCGCGCTATCGTTAGCTAACATTTCTCCCTCACAGCACAGCAAGAGTCTGGAATAACTCTGGCACAACAACATATTCTTTGATATATTTGAAGCGCATTCACAATGCACGAGGTGAAAAGACAAACTGTAACTTATTTGtttgctaacgttaactagctagctaaattagctaaCGCGTTAACGTTAGCTAAGCATCTTCACTTGTCATAGTTGAATAAGTCGATAAGTTGTCAGGACGGTTAGCAACTTCTCAAAATAATACGTTATCAACCCTAACTAGGCTAGTTGTTAGGACTGTAACAAAGCTCAATTTATATTATTGATACAATGTGTGATGTGCTCTCTCACCTTGACTTTTTTATAGTTTGATGAACACCAACAGTCAAAATGGCGGAGTCCTGGCTGTAACCATGGTGATCAGAGCAGCAGACACCAGGGTCCCGAGATGGTCCAAAGTTTTAACATTGTATTCAAAGAGGAGGCAGAAGACGATCATGAACCTTGGGGTCAGAGAAATACTGGTGAGTGTGCAAATGCCTTTCAATAGTTGTCCCATGTAGCTGGACACAGAGAGAATAATCTGACAAAGACCAAGGTTTTTCGTCCCAAATGACAACCCTTTAGTGCAATACATTGATGCTGTATAGGGaacagagtgccatttggaacacatatCATCTTTGTGGACATTGCTTTTGAGCATTAAAGGGTCAGTTGTAGCAGCAACCAGTGAGCAGACAGAGATGGCTTTATTAGTTCATGCTGATAGTCCAATAAGATCCCACTTGAGAAAAAAGCTCCACCTTGTCCTTTGACAGGTCAGGTGGAATCATCCCCATACtgctttgaccaatcagatctcaACAAGTGTGTAGGGTCTATTTGGAACTGGGCCTCTAATGATGTTCCCACTGGAGCTAGACGGACCGGACTCTTCCTATATCTCCACAGTAGAGACAGGTGAGAGCTGCAGCCTTCATTCTGACAGTGAGTAGGTTCTACCTCAGGAGAACCTGAACAAcaggacaaaaacaacaacaaacacaaatCCAAGAAGACACACGGCTGCAGAGAGTGTGGAAAGGAGTTCCCTACCCCGTATAAACTACGCAGACACCAACAGATCCACCAAGGGGGGAAACCTTACCGATGTTCTGCATCCAGGAAGAACTTGAAGCTACACCTGGTAgtgcacacaggagagaaaccttactccTGCCCTGTCTGTGGCATGGGCTTGACTCAGCAGGAAAATATGACTGCCCACACTGTAGAGAGAGTAacgacactgaggaggaagaggaagaagagaaaagggaggaagaagaggaagtagGTGGATTGATACATTCTGAAGGAGATTTAGGTCATTGGGATTCTCTTCAGCTCGGTAAGTAGTGGTGAAAGGATGCCTTTAAAAACATAAAAGATAgacccccaaatggcaccctattccctacatagtgcactacttttgaccagagcccgcaTAGGGAAATGGGtgccactatactatactaccatagGGGtcgggttaaatgtggaagacacatttcagttgaaggcattccgttgtacaaccgactaggtatccccctttcctttccgtTTCCATAGTAATGGACCTACAGGTAACTGCTAAAAAAGAGGAAACGCCAACATAAAGTGTTTTAATTGGCTGTTGGGCCACAAGCCAGAACATCTTTAATGTGCCTTGGCATGAATTCTACAAGGGTCTGCAACTCTCttagagggatgcgacaccattccaTTCTTCTACgataaattccatcatttggtgtgttgttgttgttgatggtggtggtgggaaaACGCTGGCTCACGccccgctccagaatctcccataagtgttcaattgggttgagatctggtgactgagatggccatgacatgtggtttacatcgttttcatgctcatcaaactattcagtgaccactcgtgcctaGTGGATGGGGCCATTGTcatcctggaagagaccactcTCATCTGGATAGAAATGATTCACCAAAGGTTGACAGTGATCAGTCAGAATGGCAGTGTATTTATTGGTGTTTATCTTGTCCTCTAAGGGGTTGATTGGACCTAACCCATGCCAGGAAAATgcacctccacaacataacaGAGTAGCCAGAATACTAATTTACacatgtttcctttattttggtagttacctgTAGGTCTAACAGAGCAGCCAGAATActaatttactcaagtgtttcctttattttggcagttaccagtAGGTCTAACAAAGCAGCCAGAATACTAATtgactcaagtgtttcctttattttggtagttacctCTATTTGCTCTATTACTAAATCCTTATTATTTTCCTCCACAGGAATGAGTCCTGCCTCCAGCCACGGCAGTGAGGAGACTACCTCTACATCAGGAGAACCTGAGCAACACCAGGAGAACCACAACACAGCCACGACGTCTCACCGCTGCTTTGGCTGTGGACAGGAGTTCCCTGCTGCCTATGACCTCGTGTTACACCAGAGGACACGCATAGAGAGAGGCTTCAACAAGTCTGTCTGTGGAGAGCTGTTCTACCAGAAAGAGTTACTCAAAACACATCATCAGAAAGTTGACACAGGTGAAAAGCCACAGAGATCCTTTTAAATAATGAGATTGTTGTGTGTGAGCAGCCATGTCGGGAAACCATGACTGCTAGAGTGTAGCCAAAGTGATTTGAGTGACTGACAATATGGTTTATCACACTAAGTTTACCACAGCTCAACATTAGTGATGTTGCATGTAAAACtcaactacagtaccagtcaatagtttggacatacctactcattcaattttttttttttttt
Proteins encoded in this window:
- the LOC129842794 gene encoding zinc finger protein ZFP2-like isoform X3, producing MEEDSEDPSSPSPSCSTDPKPTVSPGPDSDQEDSNHGDQKDTAQGQERVTVSLDINSETPTFNIVVKEEEDWELDNTGESPSHHSAARERPSTSGEPEQHQMKCRTRQKKTHSCPDCGKHCQTLSALQIHMRTHTGEKPYTCSECGKGFTHQCSLRYHHQKKHSEQIKTDPDDKIGCCCGQEFSSKNVLEVHLKTNAGDKPYACCVCKKTFTHKALLKVHQRSHTGEKPFSCSLCEKSFTQKGNLTTHEKSHAGEKHPCSVCGKSFTQKGYLKIHQRLHCSEGDLSSSVSRELEHRQRRAKETHRCPDCGKEFPQTYYLDRHMRTHTGERPYQCSVCGMSFTQKGNLKTHQKVHTGDYPSSWSTGEGSPCTSGEAEQHQENHTAVASHGCLVCGEEYSNLPELHKHMRSHSGEKCFICPVCGKTYSREFDLKVHLRTHTGEKPHECIECGKSFVRKQGLRQHQRTHDAKPIGPTRQLGRPKQLTSMDRPKYLSRAQMSKKVPKMESDTEIQDCQYYNN
- the LOC129842794 gene encoding zinc finger protein ZFP2-like isoform X1; this translates as MFANRKGSIPLLKHLISEAVRQLQDSEDPSSPSPSCSTDPKPTVSPGPDSDQEDSNHGDQKDTAQGQERVTVSLDINSETPTFNIVVKEEEDWELDNTGESPSHHSAARERPSTSGEPEQHQMKCRTRQKKTHSCPDCGKHCQTLSALQIHMRTHTGEKPYTCSECGKGFTHQCSLRYHHQKKHSEQIKTDPDDKIGCCCGQEFSSKNVLEVHLKTNAGDKPYACCVCKKTFTHKALLKVHQRSHTGEKPFSCSLCEKSFTQKGNLTTHEKSHAGEKHPCSVCGKSFTQKGYLKIHQRLHCSEGDLSSSVSRELEHRQRRAKETHRCPDCGKEFPQTYYLDRHMRTHTGERPYQCSVCGMSFTQKGNLKTHQKVHTGDYPSSWSTGEGSPCTSGEAEQHQENHTAVASHGCLVCGEEYSNLPELHKHMRSHSGEKCFICPVCGKTYSREFDLKVHLRTHTGEKPHECIECGKSFVRKQGLRQHQRTHDAKPIGPTRQLGRPKQLTSMDRPKYLSRAQMSKKVPKMESDTEIQDCQYYNN
- the LOC129842794 gene encoding zinc finger protein ZFP2-like isoform X2 — encoded protein: MRDECLQDSEDPSSPSPSCSTDPKPTVSPGPDSDQEDSNHGDQKDTAQGQERVTVSLDINSETPTFNIVVKEEEDWELDNTGESPSHHSAARERPSTSGEPEQHQMKCRTRQKKTHSCPDCGKHCQTLSALQIHMRTHTGEKPYTCSECGKGFTHQCSLRYHHQKKHSEQIKTDPDDKIGCCCGQEFSSKNVLEVHLKTNAGDKPYACCVCKKTFTHKALLKVHQRSHTGEKPFSCSLCEKSFTQKGNLTTHEKSHAGEKHPCSVCGKSFTQKGYLKIHQRLHCSEGDLSSSVSRELEHRQRRAKETHRCPDCGKEFPQTYYLDRHMRTHTGERPYQCSVCGMSFTQKGNLKTHQKVHTGDYPSSWSTGEGSPCTSGEAEQHQENHTAVASHGCLVCGEEYSNLPELHKHMRSHSGEKCFICPVCGKTYSREFDLKVHLRTHTGEKPHECIECGKSFVRKQGLRQHQRTHDAKPIGPTRQLGRPKQLTSMDRPKYLSRAQMSKKVPKMESDTEIQDCQYYNN
- the LOC129842794 gene encoding zinc finger protein ZFP2-like isoform X4, which codes for MDSEDPSSPSPSCSTDPKPTVSPGPDSDQEDSNHGDQKDTAQGQERVTVSLDINSETPTFNIVVKEEEDWELDNTGESPSHHSAARERPSTSGEPEQHQMKCRTRQKKTHSCPDCGKHCQTLSALQIHMRTHTGEKPYTCSECGKGFTHQCSLRYHHQKKHSEQIKTDPDDKIGCCCGQEFSSKNVLEVHLKTNAGDKPYACCVCKKTFTHKALLKVHQRSHTGEKPFSCSLCEKSFTQKGNLTTHEKSHAGEKHPCSVCGKSFTQKGYLKIHQRLHCSEGDLSSSVSRELEHRQRRAKETHRCPDCGKEFPQTYYLDRHMRTHTGERPYQCSVCGMSFTQKGNLKTHQKVHTGDYPSSWSTGEGSPCTSGEAEQHQENHTAVASHGCLVCGEEYSNLPELHKHMRSHSGEKCFICPVCGKTYSREFDLKVHLRTHTGEKPHECIECGKSFVRKQGLRQHQRTHDAKPIGPTRQLGRPKQLTSMDRPKYLSRAQMSKKVPKMESDTEIQDCQYYNN